Proteins encoded by one window of Cyprinus carpio isolate SPL01 chromosome B6, ASM1834038v1, whole genome shotgun sequence:
- the LOC109054320 gene encoding helicase with zinc finger domain 2-like isoform X2 translates to MIKQNQRTLQGGQFNCTFCHIHFPTDEELMNHCFTEKHRRLIFEDTGTSQTWKYRDPPSTYKDLKLCESPLICEYGDDCPEAHSREELREWQKRIKASRKRARDAAEMGLLSYQDNLLEEYRHSNDKKIIVSDTLPEVSISCDPDLDSVYVRKKGIQCTWNFTIISKEPLEVIALLRRELGATFSFGKDPHEEQTYSTSAWFKKNQTEYEIKVFFKSDHPGSYEQWVVFDFNTRPVLRQKIKVRVGEDECRGARVTCPAPEVPLEKQESSRNLEPWSEESMEIIHFVEREEAERKLLNRYKLIMIDEMNSVINHDNYKNSMHNFLYQEEKFECELLTRMNLRGTAQLQNCLSDDRFGMKCAYPGTLLAAVHLSHTLTPDTPQGFIVKRHAIRSLVRVVKNNEYLGPIYEAEFLKDAATETQVLLQLSKQCCTDLNLQNGQKCEMEVQFQLNRLWFCELHKAIDDLPNLDKVLPDLKNSKFCISSQSDSEELNEKQQAAMNFVLDVTDNRCSIPPLLIYGPFGTGKTRTLAKMTQALVQQPQNKILICTHTNSSADLYVKGHFHEYTAVHHEAKPLRIKAKESNLRSTDTITLQYCHLSRDGSQFEFPDKAVLDSTRIIITTTAVARFFHDIKLPENYFSHILIDEASQMLECEALMALGLAGKNTRVVLAGDHMQMGPKLFSVKQDKCSEHTLLNRLFYYYQAENSDVAKQSRIIFNENFRSTKEIVDFVSTHFYVGKSDVIKARGGVPPHPRQHALQFHHERGECCLDPTSMSWFNPAQVLRVVDIVQGIMEEWPQEWDGKDPESVCVLSQGRQVFEIRQRLRQLELRRFTVENAENVQGKQFRVIVISTVHTKDSLLETDQTYLEFFNDMRVLNTVMTRAQSQIFVVGDVAALSCQQFGTCWRLWRSYIEDCVNKGSAHNFTLNSLKQDLLEISELCRSEDEDSSDSESTTSEIPDTEDPILQELLDESKDINVPLTEEGLFPVFQHEQFVSSVSNQIAEVKEEQMLTNSIIRKHCELFIEYYDRGYARPLDEPTQRINIKGRKNIGQAFPGDKVTVEILSKISNPPMGRVINILESADTVKEFVCTFERYDNQVMTPINKCITKIYTPFSKDKPDHIAVRNPENRKVKRFIKINEEARRKYLFVVRVLMWRKTAGIPLGTVVEVLPKITTLDNGLNILNMEYQLRRTLSSSLRSQMQDIQGLNLFNKGRRDFRMLPTFTIDPADSQDLDDAISVRDLGELYEIGVHISDVASFVAKDSELDKYARQLCTTFYPSGKEPIHMFPKELSTNFFSLIPNQDRRAISLIIQVDTKTHCIKESSFWKSVIRSKKKFSYDEAEDIIENHQNSDQLEICLVKAWTFAEVHRKLRKQDDWYYKQPDEDVTLGRRQSHLMVEEMMIVFNHMVAERLLFDETTRSITPLRCQDRPNSEKLADLFDKNAYLIPLSVHFSSQIHECEHVSHELNNQGSIRGRAMTNPQAGISDFENFPILKSVLRCLKTAAEQKNIYKIIDFIATDEIHPQLLPFSVAFRRLFHKSCILRSNSAHVSRIGHYDLDLDSYTWASSPIRRYIDVIVQRLLHSVIGKTNARYTDHDIDLSCMEFSRKNDQQSAYERKSNALRFALQLSTQSERKVAYIVELNASGTNFRLSFPLNRTSISENLDIMYRDLQLVDQPQFDETNNCMILKWVRRIYSFSNPHILAEVKQQNPNSVMAYVSTKTWKCLTPALREENWDRLFPLIEDLDVSSRIHARQFHERLRNAKTSEKSDPMHAEHYAELSMRIKPGEAVEVQLGTATARGLMTPAIQLFVVHPKFEICLEHVRDPIKCFSKYAFHSSRNSYKTYMDYQGIWKPMCEMESASNAVAENESILIEDAALKWENSCEKKLQGFFLLPLDKKSQWSIECDLKNSVLCIRTKIHQSQSSPSQCTALMDISSITWMAHGIITKVKEKGSKELKNLQIHFQINHMPMTKIPEAIFGEKTKFTLELIPKLLPDVRKENAISSLTKANQLVKTIAIGGRINSEGGTIFSNQMPARFEIDNYLTSEISNLNNSQCKAISEALANPFTLIQGPPGTGKTVVGVHIVYWFLQNIQKHPVHNSQTKRAVLYCGPSNKSVDVVAGHLLKHRNQLRPLRVYSNQMEMLEFPYPGCNLKLSRNSKRGEKPNTELSSIALHHLIRKDGNPFSTQILAFDMKIGRGDELTNEEKKLYREILQKARKHELLRHDVILCTCTAASHPALADALDFKQIIIDECAMATEPEAFIPLVAHKPEQIVLLGDHMQLQPVIHCDVVERLGMSKSLFERYMEKALLLDTQYRMQEDICAFPSKEFYKGQLKTGTSPKPSLFLSKSRQTCIVFGHVEGKEKSLVVRTERGNENSKANVEEAEEVVRIAILLTQAGINTKDIAILTPYNAQVASINEFLFDKGIRDITVNTIMRSQGSEWKYVIMSTVRSCPESEIEKQPTKSWIMKQLGFITDPHQVNVGITRAQEGLCIIGNENLLRCSVLWRRLLDHYEEKGCVVNPARNIQVQKPPRSLGTKRTARR, encoded by the exons GTCAGCGACACCCTTCCTGaagtttctatcagctgtgaccCAGATTTAGATAGTGTGTATGTAAGGAAAAAGGGAATTCAATGTACATGGAATTTTACCATTATTTCTAAG GAACCTCTAGAAGTTATTGCTTTGCTCAGAAGGGAACTGGGGGCGACATTCAGCTTCGGCAAAGACCCCCATGAGGAACAGACATATTCCACTAGTGCTTGGTTTAAAAAGAACCAAACAG AGTATGAAATCAAAGTGTTCTTCAAATCTGACCATCCAGGCTCGTATGAGCAGTGGGTAGTGTTTGACTTCAACACGAGACCCGTACTACGACAAAAAATCAAGGTCAGAGTTGGAGAGGATGAGTGTAGGGGAGCAAGAGTCACATGTCCAGCACCTGAGGTTCCCCTAGAAAAACAAGAGTCTTCCAGGAATCTTGAGCCCTGGAGTGAGGAAAGCATGGAAATCATTCATTTTGTTGAAAGAGAAGAGGCAGAGAGAAAGCTGCTTAACAGATACAAGCTTATCATGATAGATGAGATGAACAGTGTGATTAACCATGACAACTACAAAAACAGCATGCACAATTTTTTATATCAGGAGGAAAAGTTTGAATGTGAACTGCTTACCag GATGAATCTACGAGGGACTGCACAGTTGCAGAATTGCCTGTCTGatgacaggtttggaatgaaatgtgCTTATCCCGGGACACTTCTTGCTGCTGTGCATctgtctcacacactcactcctgATACTCCTCAAGGCTTCATAGTGAAAAGACACGCTATCAGATCTCTTGTTCGTGTTGTGAAAAACAACGAATATCTCGGACCTATTTATGAGGCTGAATTTCTGAAAGATGCTGCCACAGAGACACAAGTATTATTGCAGCTTTCCAAACAATGCTGCACTGATTTGAACCTGCAGAATGGACAGAAATGTGAGATGGAAGTCCAGTTCCAGCTAAATCGTTTATGGTTCTGCGAGTTGCACAAGGCCATTGATGATCTCCCCAACTTAGACAAAGTCTTGCCTGATCTGAAAAACAGCAAGTTCTGTATTTCTTCCCAGTCAGATTCAGAAGAGTTAAATGAGAAGCAGCAAGCAGCAATGAACTTTGTTCTGGATGTAACAGACAACAGATGCAGCATCCCGCCTTTGTTGATTTATGGACCTTTTGGAACAGGGAAAACTCGAACCCTTGCAAAGATGACCCAAGCTCTTGTGCAGCAACCACAGAACAAAATCCTGatttgtacacacacaaacag TTCTGCTGATCTTTATGTAAAAGGTCATTTTCATGAATATACAGCTGTTCATCACGAAGCCAAACCTTTGAGAATCAAGGCAAAGGAAAGCAATCTCAGATCTACGGATACCATCACTCTACAGTATTGCCATTTATCCAGAGATGGCAGTCAGTTTGAGTTTCCTGATAAAGCTGTTTTAGATTCCACAAGAATCATCATAACAACAACTGCTGTGGCTCGTTTCTTCCATGACATAAAGCTCCCTGAAAACTACTTCAGCCACATTCTGATTGATGAAGCTTCTCAGATGTTGGAGTGTGAGGCTCTTATGGCACTGGGCTTAGCAGGTAAAAATACACGTGTTGTTTTAGCAGGAGATCACATGCAGATGGGACCCAAGCTCTTCTCTGTGAAACAAGACAAATGCTCAGAACATACCCTGCTCAATCGCCTCTTCTATTACTACCAAGCTGAAAACAGTGACGTTGCCAAACAAAGCCGAATCATTTTCAATGAAAACTTCCGTTCCACAAAGGAAATTGTGGATTTTGTatcaacacatttttatgtgGGAAAGAGTGATGTGATCAAGGCTAGAGGAGGTGTGCCTCCTCATCCACGCCAACATGCCTTGCAGTTCCATCATGAAAGAGGAGAATGCTGTTTGGACCCAACAAGCATGTCCTGGTTCAATCCAGCACAAGTTCTAAGAGTTGTTGACATTGTGCAAGGAATAATGGAGGAATGGCCTCAGGAGTGGGATGGTAAAGATCCGGAATCAGTCTGTGTCCTTTCTCAAGGCAGACAG gtgtttgaGATAAGGCAAAGACTGCGTCAGCTTGAACTGCGCCGTTTCACTGTGGAGAATGCCGAAAATGTGCAAG GAAAACAGTTCAGAGTAATAGTGATTTCCACTGTGCACACCAAGGACAGCTTATTGGAGACGGACCAGACCTATCTTGAGTTTTTCAATGACATGCGTGTGCTGAACACAGTTATGACAAGAGCCCAGTctcaaatatttgttgttggagaTGTAGCTGCACTTTCTTGCCAACAGTTTGGTACATGCTGGAGACTATGGAGGTCATACATAGAGGATTGCGTCAACAAGGGAAGTGCCCATAACTTTACCTTGAATTCTTTGAAACAAGATCTCCTTGAGATATCTGAGCTCTGCAGAAGTGAGGATGAAGACAGCAGCGATAGTGAATCAACTACATCTGAAATACCAGACACAGAAGACCCAATACTTCAAGAGCTTCTTGATGAGAGCAAAGACATCAATGTTCCATTGACAGAGGAGGGCTTGTTTCCAGTTTTTCAACATGAGCAATTTGTCAGTAGTGTTAGCAACCAAATTGCAGAAGTAAAAGAAGAGCAAATGTTGACTAACTCTATCATACGCAAACACTGTGAGCTGTTCATAGAGTATTATGACCGTGGCTATGCAAGACCACTTGATGAGCCCACTCAGAGAATTAATATCAAGGGTAGAAAGAATATCGGACAGGCATTCCCTGGAGACAAGGTAACAGTGGAGATCCTGAGTAAGATATCAAATCCTCCCATGGGAAGAGTGATCAACATCCTTGAAAGTGCAGATACTGTCAAAGAATTTGTCTGCACCTTTGAAAGATATGACAATCAGGTGATGACGCCTATCAACAAATGCATCACCAAAATTTACACACCATTTTCAAAGGACAAACCAGACCACATTGCTGTAAGAAATCCGGAGAACCGCAAAGTAAAGCGtttcatcaaaataaatgaagaagCACGTAGAAAATATCTCTTTGTTGTCAGAGTCCTTATGTGGAGAAAGACTGCCGGTATCCCCTTGGGAACAGTTGTGGAAGTGCTTCCCAAAATCACAACTTTAGATAATGGACTGAATATACTCAACATGGAGTATCAGTTGAGGAGAACACTTTCTTCATCTTTGAGAAGTCAGATGCAAGACATTCAAGGtctcaatttatttaataaaggaCGAAGAGATTTTCGCATGCTCCCAACATTCACCATTGATCCTGCTGATTCACAAGACCTTGATGATGCAATCAGTGTACGGGATTTAGGTGAGCTCTATGAAATAGGAGTTCACATTTCTGATGTTGCAAGCTTTGTGGCTAAAGACAGTGAACTGGACAAATATGCAAGACAGCTGTGTACTACATTCTATCCCAGTGGGAAGGAGCCAATACACATGTTCCCTAAAGAACTGAGTACCAATTTCTTCAGTTTAATCCCTAACCAAGACAGACGAGCCATCTCCTTGATAATTCAAGTAGATACTAAGACACACTGCATAAAGGAAAGTTCATTTTGGAAGTCTGTCATTCGATCCAAGAAGAAATTTTCCTATGATGAAGCTGAGGACATCATCGAAAATCATCAGAATTCTGACCAGCTTGAAATCTGCCTTGTGAAAGCATGGACCTTTGCAGAGGTCCACAGGAAATTGAGGAAACAGGACGACTGGTACTACAAACAGCCAGATGAAGATGTGACTCTGGGAAGAAGACAATCTCACCTAATGGTGGAAGAGATGATGATCGTATTTAACCACATGGTTGCTGAACGTCTTCTGTTTGATGAAACAACAAGGAGCATAACTCCACTGAGGTGCCAGGACAGGCCAAACAGTGAAAAGCTTGCTGATCTTTTTGACAAAAATGCCTACTTGATTCCACTTTCTGTTCACTTCTCAAGTCAAATTCATGAGTGTGAACATGTGTCTCATGAACTGAATAACCAAGGTTCGATCCGCGGCAGAGCCATGACAAACCCTCAGGCTGGCATTTCTGATTTTGAAAACTTCcccattttaaaatctgttttgagaTGCCTGAAGACAGCAGCAGAGCAGAAAAATATCTAcaaaataattgactttattgcaACTGATGAGATTCACCCCCAACTTCTCCCTTTTTCTGTTGCATTTAGGAGACTGTTTCACAAATCATGTATTCTGCGTTCAAACTCAGCACATGTCTCAAGAATTGGCCACTATGATTTAGATCTTGACAGCTATACATGGGCGTCATCTCCAATCCGCCGATATATAGATGTCATTGTGCAGCGTCTTCTTCATTCTGTGATTGGCAAGACAAATGCTAGGTACACAGATCATGACATTGACCTGTCTTGTATGGAATTTTCCAGGAAAAACGACCAACAGTCAGCATATGAGAGGAAATCTAATGCTCTACGTTTTGCGTTACAACTGTCGACCCAAAGTGAAAGAAAGGTGGCATACATTGTGGAACTCAATGCATCTGGGACAAATTTCAGATTATCCTTCCCACTTAACAGAACCTCTATATCAGAAAACTTAGACATTATGTACAGGGATCTTCAGTTGGTAGATCAACCGCAATTTGATGAAACCAACAACTGCATGATCTTGAAATGGGTGCGAAGAATATATTCATTCTCCAATCCTCACATCCTTGCTGAAGTGAAACAACAAAATCCAAACTCAGTCATGGCCTATGTATCTACAAAGACCTGGAAATGCCTAACACCTGCTCTTAGAGAGGAAAATTGGGACAGATTGTTTCCCCTGATTGAGGATCTTGATGTCAGCTCAAGAATACATGCAAGACAATTCCATGAAAGACTGAGAAATGCTAAAACTTCAGAAAAATCTGATCCCATGCACGCTGAGCATTATGCTGAACTGTCGATGAGAATAAAGCCAGGTGAGGCAGTCGAAGTACAGCTAGGTACAGCCACGGCACGAGGACTAATGACACCAGCAATTCAGCTGTTTGTTGTGCATCCAAAATTTGAGATTTGTTTGGAGCATGTGAGGGATCCAATCAagtgtttttcaaaatatgcattCCACTCATCAAGGAATTCATACAAGACATACATGGACTATCAGGGAATATGGAAACCCATGTGTGAAATGGAGTCAGCCTCCAATGCTGTGGCTGAAAATGAGAGCATTCTTATTGAAGATGCAGCCCTGAAATGGGAAAACTCTTGTGAAAAGAAGcttcaaggtttttttctccttcCACTTGACAAAAAATCTCAGTGGTCCATTGAATGTGACCTTAAGAACAGTGTCCTCTGCATTCGAACTAAGATTCATCAAAGTCAGAGTAGTCCCTCTCAGTGCACAGCTCTCATGGATATTTCCTCTATCACTTGGATGGCCCATGGCATAATTACAAAGGTAAAAGAAAAAGGATCCAAAGAACTGAAGAATttgcaaattcattttcagatTAACCACATGCCCATGACAAAAATTCCAGAAGCGATATTTGGTGAGAAGACAAAATTTACTCTGGAGCTGATTCCAAAGCTTCTGCCAGATGT ACGTAAAGAAAATGCGATTAGTAGCCTCACCAAAGCTAACCAGCTTGTAAAAACTATAGCCATTGGTGGAAGAATCAACTCTGAAGGAG GAACTATATTTTCGAACCAGATGCCAGCCAGGTTTGAGATTGACAATTATCTCACTTCTGAAATTTCCAATCTAAACAACAGTCAGTGTAAAGCTATAAGCGAGGCACTGGCCAACCCATTCACTCTTATCCAAGGCCCACCAG GCACAGGAAAAACTGTTGTTGGTGTCCATATTGTGTACTGGTTTCTCCAGAATATTCAAAAACATCCTGTCCACAATTCACAGACGAAGAGAGCTGTTCTTTACTGTGGGCCTTCAAATAAATCTGTGGATGTCGTAGCAG GTCATCTCCTTAAACATCGAAATCAACTCAGACCACTCAGAGTCTACAGTAATCAGATGGAGATGTTGGAATTTCCTTACCCAGGCTGCAATCTGAAGCTGTCACGCAATTCAAAAAGAGGCGAAAAACCCAACACAGAGCTTAG CTCCATTGCACTTCACCACCTGATTCGAAAAGATGGCAACCCATTCTCCACACAAATACTAGCTTTTGATATGAAAATTGGAAGAGGAGATGAACTCACTAATGAAGAAAAGAAATT ataCAGAGAAATCCTCCAAAAGGCTCGGAAACATGAATTATTGCGGCATGATGTCATCTTGTGCACTTGCACAGCAGCCTCACACCCTGCCTTAGCTGATGCCCTCGACTTCAAACAGATCATCATTGATGAATGTGCCATGGCAACTGAACCTGAAGCCTTCATTCCACTAGTGGCTCATAAGCCTGAGCAG ATTGTTCTTCTGGGCGATCATATGCAGCTGCAACCTGTAATCCACTGTGATGTGGTGGAGCGATTGGGAATGAGCAAATCACTTTTTGAACGTTACATGGAGAAAGCACTCTTGCTTGACACTCAGTACAGAATG CAAGAAGACATTTGTGCATTTCCATCTAAGGAGTTCTATAAAGGACAGTTAAAAACTGGAACATCACCCAAACCGAGTCTCTTTCTTAGTAAATCAAGACAAACGTGCATTGTCTTTGGTCATGTTGAAGGAAAGGAGAAAAGTCTGGTGGTCCGGACTGAACGGGGGAATGAAAATTCAAAGGCAAATGTGGAAGAGGCAGAAGAAGTG GTGCGGATCGCCATTCTTTTGACTCAGGCTGGGATAAACACAAAGGACATTGCCATTCTCACACCATATAATGCTCAAGTGGCAAGTATTAATGAGTTCCTGTTTGATAAGGGTATCCGTGATATCACAGTCAACACCATCATGAGGAGTCaag GAAGTGAATGGAAATATGTCATCATGTCAACTGTGCGGTCTTGTCCTGAATCTGAAATagaaaaacaaccaaccaaatCCTGGATTATGAAACAACTTGGATTTATCACGGACCCTCACCAAGTGAACGTGGGCATTACCAGGGCACAAGAAGGCCTGTGCATCATCG GTAATGAGAACTTGCTGCGGTGCAGTGTGTTGTGGAGAAGACTTCTGGATCATTATGAGGAGAAAGGATGTGTAGTGAATCCCGCCCGGAACATCCAGGTTCAAAAACCACCTAGAAGTCTGGGAACGAAGAGAACTGCTAGAAGATGA